The Vitis vinifera cultivar Pinot Noir 40024 chromosome 12, ASM3070453v1 genome has a segment encoding these proteins:
- the LOC100241143 gene encoding disease resistance protein RPV1-like, with translation MASSTSSFTASSSSTPSIPKTSPYDVFLSFRGEDTRYNFTDHLNQALVRRGIRTFRDDKIRRGEEVAPELLKVIEESRSSVIVFSKNYAHSRWCLDELVKIMECQKDLGHTVFPIFYHVYPSDVRRQTGSFGEAFDRYEGIGTDKIPRWREALTQAGNLSGWHLLDGYEFDHIKNITDSIFRRLNCKRFDVGANLVGIDSRVKEMILRLHMESSDVRIIGIYGVGGIGKTTIAKVIYNILSHQFECMSFLENIREVSNTRDLPHLQNQLLHDILEGEGSQNINNVDQGANMIKTILSSKKVFIVLDDVDNLNQLEALLRNREWLGIGSRVIMTTRNKNLLIAQEVDVLYEVEGLNFEEAYELFSLHAFKQNHPKSDFVNLSHSAVHYCQGLPLALKVLGSLLFNKTMPQWESELHKLKENMKQKLIVCLKEAMMD, from the exons ATGGCTTCTTCCACAAGCTCCTTTactgcctcttcttcttctactccttCCATCCCTAAAACAAGTCCTTATGAtgttttcttgagttttagAGGCGAAGACACCCGCTATAATTTCACTGATCACCTCAACCAAGCATTGGTTAGGAGAGGCATTCGCACCTTCAGAGACGATAAAATCAGGAGAGGAGAAGAGGTTGCTCCAGAACTCTTGAAAGTCATTGAAGAATCAAGGTCTTCCGTAATTGTTTTCTCTAAAAACTATGCTCATTCAAGATGGTGTTTGGATGAGTTGGTAAAGATCATGGAGTGCCAGAAAGATCTGGGACATACTGTTTTCCCAATTTTCTATCATGTGTATCCATCCGATGTACGAAGGCAAACAGGAAGTTTTGGAGAGGCCTTTGACCGTTATGAAGGAATCGGGACGGACAAGATACCAAGGTGGAGGGAGGCCCTGACCCAAGCAGGCAATCTTTCTGGATGGCATCTACTAGATGG GTATGAGTTTGACCATATTAAGAACATTACTGATAGCATATTTCGTCGATTGAATTGTAAGAGGTTCGATGTTGGTGCCAATTTAGTTGGTATAGATTCTCGTGTAAAGGAGATGATTTTGCGGTTGCATATGGAATCAAGTGATGTTCGTATTATTGGGATATATGGAGTCGGTGGGATAGGTAAGACAACCATCGcaaaagttatatataatatactttCTCACCAATTTGAATGCATGagctttcttgaaaatattagAGAGGTTTCCAATACTCGAGATTTGCCTCACTTACAAAATCAACTTCTTCATGATATCCTAGAGGGAGAAGGAAGTCAAAATATAAACAATGTTGACCAAGGAGCAAATATGATAAAGACCATTCTCTCGtctaaaaaagtttttattgtTCTCGATGATGTTGACAATTTAAATCAATTAGAAGCTCTACTTAGAAATCGTGAATGGCTTGGAATAGGAAGTAGAGTCATCATGacaacaagaaataaaaatttgttaattgCACAAGAAGTGGATGTCTTATATGAGGTTGAGggattgaattttgaagaagcTTATGAACTTTTCAGTTTGCATGCCTTTAAACAAAATCATCCCAAATCAGATTTTGTAAACCTTTCACACAGTGCAGTACATTATTGTCAAGGCCTTCCATTAGCTTTGAAAGTTCTAGGTTCTCTCTTGTTCAACAAGACAATGCCTCAATGGGAAAGTGAACTGCATAAACTGAAAGAGAATATGAAGCAAAAATTGATAGTGTGCTTAAAAGAAGCTATGATGGATTAG